A region of Solanum dulcamara chromosome 7, daSolDulc1.2, whole genome shotgun sequence DNA encodes the following proteins:
- the LOC129894603 gene encoding probable protein phosphatase 2C 75, whose product MTVTLESRDAEIARLNAQMLQAQSEGPGMGKISTLQVQNESLNAEVNTLTQQLLQAHADENVRMALLLQSLFFFINLRVPNLRMSDSNLGAASGAGAPEEPVPVVGAISIPGKRSSMEDAISVWPNLCSPYLNQHRPIDFFAVYDGLGGPHVSGLCRDRMYLVLLEELMMTKTIICSSSSNENMSRRTRAQLEAHRVKEMWKRVLKRCFERIDEMAFVTCYECGIGIPCGCPPQHLGLGGSTAVLAILTKEIIIVANCGDARAVLSRGGRVMPLSIDHKPDRPEERARIEAWGGRVDFDDCARVEGILSMSRAIGVKYLKKYIISEPEFTFTKRDLQDECLIIASDGLWDVVPNEMACQVARECLQQENPSAENDGLRPWVENDGRGEVFSSPSAAAAALLTRLAIARGSQDNISVIVVDLKIDYIQL is encoded by the exons ATGACGGTAACACTTGAAAGCAGGGATGCTGAGATTGCAAGATTGAATGCTCAGATGCTACAGGCGCAAAGTGAGGGACCTGGTATGGGCAAGATTTCTACTTTGCAGGTCCAAAATGAGAGCTTGAATGCTGAAGTCAATACTCTTACTCAACAATTGCTTCAAGCTCATGCTGATGAAAATGTCCGAATGGCCCTCCTTCTCCAATCCTTG TTCTTCTTCATCAATCTTCGTGTACCAAATCTCAGGATGAGTGATTCTAATTTAGGCGCAGCATCGGGGGCAGGTGCACCAGAAGAACCAGTCCCAGTGGTTGGAGCAATTTCTATACCTGGGAAAAGGAGTTCAATGGAAGATGCGATTTCTGTTTGGCCAAACCTTTGCTCCCCTTATCTCAATCAACATCGCCCCATTGATTTCTTTGCTGTTTACGATGGACTTGGTGGACCtcat GTATCTGGATTGTGTAGAGATAGAATGTACCTTGTACTACTAGAAGAGCTGATGATGACGAAGACGATCATatgcagcagcagcagcaacgAGAACATGTCCCGGAGGACAAGAGCACAATTGGAAGCGCATAGGGTTAAGGAGATGTGGAAAAGGGTGTTGAAGAGATGCTTTGAGAGGATTGATGAGATGGCTTTTGTTACCTGCTATGAGTGTGGTATAGGTATCCCTTGCGGCTGTCCACCGCAGCACTTGGGACTCGGGGGATCCACAGCCGTGTTGGCAATTCTTACAAAggaaattattattgttgctaATTGTGGTGATGCACGTGCTGTTCTTAGCCGTGGTGGGAGGGTCATGCCTCTATCTATTGATCACAAG CCCGACAGACCAGAGGAACGTGCTAGAATAGAGGCATGGGGAGGCCGGGTTGATTTTGACGATTGTGCACGAGTTGAAGGCATACTTTCAATGTCTAGGGCAATAG GAGTCAAGTATTTAAAGAAATATATCATATCTGAGCCTGAATTTACCTTCACAAAAAGGGATCTACAAGATGAGTGTTTGATTATTGCGAGTGATGGCTTGTGGGACGTTGTACCAAATGAAATGGCATGTCAGGTGGCTAGAGAATGTCTTCAACAAGAAAATCCAAGTGCTGAAAATGATGGGTTGAGGCCTTGGGTTGAAAATGATGGCAGAGGAGAAGTATTTTCTTCCCCAAGTGCTGCTGCAGCAGCTCTACTTACTCGCCTTGCTATAGCACGGGGTAGCCAAGATAACATCAGTGTCATTGTGGTTGATTTGAAAATAGATTATATTCAGCTTTAG